TGAAAAGTAATTGAATATACTACTATAAATTAAAAGCCCTCGTTAATACGAGGGCTTTTAATTTATGCTTTACACTACATTTTCCATTATCTCCTGAACTACGTCCGGATTTAACAGCGTAGATGTATCTCCTAAATTAGAAGTATCCTTTGATGCTATTTTACGTAAAATTCTTCTCATAATCTTACCACTTCTAGTTTTTGGTAATCCACTTACAAACTGAACTTTATCTGGTTTTGCTATTGGCCCAATAGTATTAGACACTTGTTCTCTAATTTCACTTATCAATCCTTCATCAGCTACTTGATCATTATATAGAGTAACATATGCATATAAAGCTGTTCCTTTTACATCATGAGGAAAACCAACAATTGCAGATTCTGCAACGGCCAAATGTTCATTGATCGCATTTTCTATAGGGGCGGTTCCCA
This region of Aquimarina spinulae genomic DNA includes:
- a CDS encoding AMP-binding enzyme codes for the protein YFSAYENMYFTGDGAYRDATGNYRITGRVDDVVIVSGHNLGTAPIENAINEHLAVAESAIVGFPHDVKGTALYAYVTLYNDQVADEGLISEIREQVSNTIGPIAKPDKVQFVSGLPKTRSGKIMRRILRKIASKDTSNLGDTSTLLNPDVVQEIMENVV